One genomic segment of Marinitoga piezophila KA3 includes these proteins:
- a CDS encoding MFS transporter: protein MQNVKRNFYAFIWHAIFLAIASSFIEVNTVVSSLILQAGGGEFLLGLVTAISVGIPLLAQLFFAGFLVSKPLKKPYLLTGIYLRIFSLLAIGLLLISPLSEKTLLTLIIIIISIFSFSGVFAGVSYTDLLGKSIPKDLQRKFMSFRQISRSSFALLSAFLAKYILNKFEYPHNYSNMFLIASFSLFIASLGFWLIKEEKFEVKREFPSFMEIIKNIPTILSRDKNLLNYVIFSNLTGFGLIIIPFYVLLAKNTFTLSDKMVGNFLLLQMIGIVLSSFVWGPLLHKKGYKKILKYCIAIGGLIPILALILSKTSPLLYSTLFLLTGIAISARQMTFEGVLIEISDHHNRALYVGISGALNFVTALLPLIIGAIIKHVGFINVFIFVAIMIYSSLYFLNQMKLEH, encoded by the coding sequence ATGCAAAACGTCAAACGAAACTTCTACGCATTCATCTGGCACGCAATATTCCTCGCAATAGCAAGCTCATTCATCGAAGTAAACACCGTAGTCTCCTCATTAATCCTTCAAGCAGGAGGCGGTGAATTCCTGCTCGGTCTTGTCACAGCAATCTCTGTTGGAATTCCACTCTTAGCACAATTATTCTTTGCAGGGTTTCTCGTTTCAAAACCTCTAAAAAAACCATATCTATTAACAGGAATATACCTTAGAATCTTTTCATTATTAGCAATAGGTTTATTATTAATCTCTCCATTATCAGAAAAAACACTGTTAACCCTGATTATTATTATAATTTCTATATTCTCATTTAGCGGTGTATTTGCAGGTGTAAGTTACACCGATTTACTTGGAAAATCTATACCAAAGGACTTGCAAAGAAAATTCATGAGCTTCAGGCAAATATCCAGAAGTTCCTTTGCACTATTAAGCGCATTCTTAGCAAAGTATATATTAAATAAATTCGAATATCCACACAATTACTCAAACATGTTTCTCATAGCTTCATTTTCACTGTTCATAGCCTCACTTGGATTCTGGCTAATCAAAGAAGAAAAATTTGAAGTAAAAAGGGAATTCCCTTCTTTCATGGAAATAATAAAAAATATTCCTACAATACTTTCAAGGGATAAAAATCTCCTAAATTACGTTATCTTTAGCAATTTAACAGGGTTTGGTTTAATAATAATACCATTTTATGTATTACTTGCCAAAAACACATTTACCCTTTCAGACAAAATGGTTGGAAACTTCCTGTTATTACAAATGATAGGAATAGTTTTATCAAGTTTCGTCTGGGGACCATTATTACATAAAAAAGGCTACAAAAAAATATTGAAATACTGTATAGCAATTGGAGGTTTAATCCCAATACTTGCATTAATATTAAGCAAAACATCACCATTATTATACTCAACATTATTCCTGCTAACGGGAATTGCAATAAGTGCCCGTCAAATGACATTTGAAGGTGTTTTAATAGAAATCAGCGATCATCATAACAGAGCATTATACGTTGGAATCTCAGGAGCTTTAAACTTTGTAACAGCATTACTCCCATTAATAATTGGCGCAATTATAAAACACGTTGGTTTTATTAACGTATTCATCTTTGTAGCTATAATGATATACTCAAGCTTATATTTCTTAAATCAGATGAAATTAGAACATTAG
- a CDS encoding FAD-dependent oxidoreductase gives MKYDIIVIGGSAAGLVAAMTSKKIYKDKKVLVIKKLDKELVPCGIPYIFHTLGGVEKDYMGIEEKFKAMGIDLLIDEVIDGDAEKKTISTKSGKTFEYEKLIIATGSTPFRAPIPGNELENVLTIPKDHFYLETVHEKLKDAKNVVIIGGGFIGVEVADEIKKAGKNVTLIEARDYLLPASFDKDFGEIAREEIESDNVKVLLNSKVKEIAGNGKVEKVVLDGGEEIPADVVILATGYKPNVEIGKKMGLKITDLGYIETDDYMRTSVADIYAAGDCVQHKDYFTGKPSRLMLASAAVFDARIAASNLYKLRVLRTNKGSLNAYSTVIGGKAFAAAGITEAVAKQEGFDIVVGKAEVMDRHPGKFADASKIVLKLIFSKESGLLLGAQMAGGKSIGEMINIISLAIQKEVTVQDIMTMQIGTHPLLTAAPTVYPLSVAAEQAFSQM, from the coding sequence ATGAAATACGACATTATTGTTATTGGTGGAAGTGCAGCTGGACTCGTTGCAGCAATGACTTCAAAAAAAATCTACAAAGACAAAAAGGTACTTGTTATCAAAAAATTAGACAAAGAATTAGTTCCATGTGGAATACCATATATCTTTCACACACTTGGTGGTGTAGAAAAAGACTATATGGGAATTGAAGAAAAATTCAAAGCTATGGGAATTGACTTATTAATTGATGAAGTTATAGACGGTGATGCAGAAAAGAAAACAATATCAACAAAAAGCGGAAAAACATTTGAATATGAAAAATTAATTATCGCAACAGGTTCAACTCCATTTAGAGCTCCAATTCCTGGAAATGAACTTGAAAATGTACTAACAATTCCAAAGGATCATTTTTATCTCGAAACAGTTCACGAAAAACTCAAAGATGCTAAAAATGTGGTAATTATCGGCGGTGGATTTATCGGTGTTGAAGTTGCAGATGAAATCAAAAAAGCCGGTAAAAACGTTACATTAATAGAAGCAAGAGATTATTTATTACCAGCATCATTTGACAAAGATTTTGGAGAAATTGCACGTGAAGAAATTGAAAGCGATAATGTAAAAGTATTATTGAATTCTAAAGTAAAAGAAATCGCAGGAAACGGAAAAGTTGAAAAGGTTGTTCTTGATGGTGGAGAAGAAATACCTGCAGATGTTGTAATACTCGCTACAGGTTATAAGCCAAATGTTGAAATTGGAAAGAAAATGGGTTTAAAAATTACAGATCTTGGATACATTGAAACAGATGATTACATGAGAACATCAGTAGCTGACATTTATGCAGCAGGAGACTGTGTACAACACAAAGATTACTTCACAGGAAAACCATCAAGACTTATGCTCGCATCAGCAGCTGTTTTTGATGCAAGAATTGCAGCATCCAACCTTTACAAATTAAGAGTATTAAGAACAAACAAAGGCTCATTAAACGCATATTCAACAGTAATTGGAGGCAAAGCATTTGCTGCAGCAGGAATTACAGAAGCAGTTGCAAAACAGGAAGGTTTCGATATAGTTGTAGGAAAAGCGGAAGTTATGGACAGACATCCTGGTAAATTTGCAGATGCTTCAAAAATCGTATTAAAATTAATATTCTCAAAAGAAAGTGGATTATTATTAGGAGCTCAAATGGCTGGCGGAAAGAGTATCGGTGAAATGATAAATATTATCAGTTTAGCAATTCAAAAAGAAGTTACTGTTCAGGACATTATGACAATGCAAATAGGTACACACCCATTATTAACAGCAGCTCCAACTGTATATCCACTCTCAGTAGCAGCAGAACAGGCTTTTTCACAAATGTAA